The Amycolatopsis umgeniensis DNA segment TGGAGTGGGTCGGCGTCGCCGGCGTGGGCGTGGTGTTCGCACTCGCCTCGGTGATCGCGGTCGCCATCGGCGTGCTGATCCGGCACAGCGCCGGCGCCATCTCGCTCCTGCTGATCTACGCCCTCGCGGTGGAGAACCTGATCCAGCTCATCCCGCGGATCGGCAAGGACATCTACGAGTGGATGCCGTTCCGCGTCGCCGACAGGTTCCTCAACGGCACGGGATCGGCCGCGGCCGAATCGGCGTTGAGCCAGGGCGGTGCGCTGGCCTACTTCGCGGGCTTCGCGGCGATCCTGCTGACCATCTCGCTGGTCGTCGCGAACAAGCGCGACGCGTAAGAACTTCCACAGGGGAGAAGGCCGGTCGTCAGGCTCGGGGGAGCGGGGCGATCCGGACGGGGAGAAAAAGGGGAACAAGGACCGGGCCGCCTTATCGGGGGGCAGCCCGGTCCTTTCCCGTCGGGCCTCACGGCGGCACGTTCGGTAATGTCGGAATCCACCGGAGGGAGGGCCGATGATCAAGGCCACCAAACTCACGAAACGCTACGGCGACAAGCTCGCCGTGGAAGACCTTTCCTTCACCGCCGAAGCAGGACGGGTGACCGGCTTCCTCGGCCCCAACGGGGCGGGGAAGTCCACCACGATGCGGATGATGCTCGGGCTCGACAACCCCACGTCGGGCTCGGTGACCATCGACGGCAAGGCCTACCGCGAGCTGCGTGATCCACTTCGGACGGTCGGCGGCATGCTCGACGCCACCTGGCGGCACCCCGGCCGGACGGCGCGCGAACACCTCCGCTGGATCGCCGCGTTCAACGGCCTGCCCGACAAACGCGTCGACGAAGTGCTCAACCTGGTCGGGCTGGGGTCGGTCGCGGGCAAACGGGCGGGGCAGTTCTCGCTCGGGATGTCGCAGCGGCTCGGGATCGCGACGTCGCTGCTGGGCGACCCGCGCGTGCTGCTGTTCGACGAACCGGTCAACGGGCTCGACCCCGAAGGCATCGTGTGGATCCGGCGGCTGATGCACGCGCTCGCCGCCGAAGGCCGCACCGTGTTCGTGTCCAGCCACCTGCTGCCGGAGATGGCGCAGACCGCGCAGGACCTCGTCGTGATCGGTCGCGGGAAGCTGATCTACCAGGGCACGATGGAGGACTTCGTCGGCCGCGCGAAGGGTCTCGGGGTGCGGGTCCGCAGCCCGCATCTGCCCGAGCTGAGGGAGGCGCTGACCGGCAAGGGCGCCGAATTCCGCGAGGAGGAAGGCGCGCTCATCGTGTCCGAAATGGACAGCGACGACATCGGCGAGCTCGCGTTCGCCGCGGGCGCGACCCTCCACGAACTGAAGCCGCTCACCGGCTCTCTCGAACACGCGTACATGCAACTCACCGCCGAAGCCGTCGAGTACGGCACCGGCGGAGTCCCGGAGGTCGTCCGATGACAGCGGCGAACATGCTCCGCGCGGAACGGATCAAGCTGCTCAGCACGCGCGCGCCCTGGTGGTGCGGCGGCATCGCGGTCGTGGTGGCCCTCGCCTACACCGCGTTGTTCTTCGGTTTCGTTCCGTTGGAGGGGCAGACCGACGTCACGTCGACCCAGATCTCCAGTGCCCTCGGGCGCACCGTGGTGCTGATCCTCGCCATTCTCGCCGCGGCGACGGAGTTCAACTGGGGCACGATGAAACTCACCTTCCAGGCGGTGCCGTCCCGAGTGCCGGCCCTGCTGGCGAAGGGCGCCGTCGTCGGGGTGTTCTCGGGACTGGTCGGGCTGCTGGTGGGCTTCGGCTCGTGGGCTGTCGCGTATCTGATCAAACCGGCCGCCGACCTGGGGCTGACCTCGGGCGCGGACTGGCGTGCGGTGGCGGGCCAGGGAGTGACCTTCCTGCTGACCGGGCTGCTCGGCGTCGGGCTCGGCCTGCTGTTCCGCAGCCCCGCGTTCGCCCTCGGCTTCGCGTTGGTCTGGACGCAGTTGATCGAAGGTCTCGTCATGCTGATTCCGAAGATCGGCGACGACATCTACCAGTGGATGCCGTTCTTCGCGGCGAATCAGTTTTCCGGGCCGGATCTGACGGTTTCGATGCTGAAACTCGAGCCGCCCTTGGGGCCGTGGGGCTATTTGGCTTATTTCGCCGGTATCTGCGTGGTTGTTTATGCGGCCGGGCTGATGATCACCCATCGAAGGGATGCGTGAGCTTTTACCGCGGCCAAAGGAGTTAAGTCCACGTTAAGAGCCTGTGGCTTCTCTCACAGGATGCGGACATACTGTTCCTGACCGGGCGATGCTCGGGATGAGCCCTTTTTCGGCTCTCGGCCCCGGAGGTGATCCTTGACGGTGGATTCCGGTCAGGGAGTGGAACGCACGATCCCGCAAGCCCGCACGGAAAGTATGCAGCCTCGGCTCGAGCCCATGCTCGACCTCGAATGGTCACAGGCGATCGAACTGCCCCGCTCGGTGGCGTCCGCGACCCGGCCATCCGATATTCGCCGCGCCTGGGTACACCGCGCGCCCGAAGATCTCGTCGTCGCGCTGTACCGCGCGTCCAGTGGAATGCACGGGGAAATCCCCGCGCCGTGGTGGCTTCGCGCCGTCGTGGAAGGCAGGCTCGAATCGCGGGAACTCGGTTTCCGCATCGAAGATCGCATCGCAGGCCTGCTCGGCAGGCGTCCCGGTTGGGAATTCGTCCCGTGGGCCGCGGACGGGGAATCCGGCTACTGGGAGTTCATGCCTTCCGAACGCGGGGCTTCCGGTCATTCGATCCCGACCACGGTGCTGAACACCAGCCGTCACGACGGCTGGATCGACGTTCTCCCCGCCCATTCCAGTACGACGCCGCCGCCGATCTCGGTCGGCGGATTCGCCGGGCTGCGCTCGCGGCTGGGGGAGTTCGAAGCGGTCCGTTAACCACCGCGTTTAATGGGCTGGTGGAAAACGAGGACCAGCCACGGATGCGCAGCGTGGTCAGTTATGTCAAACGCGGCGGCCGGATGACCGTCGGGCAGCAGCGAGCCTGGGACGACCTCTGGCCGTCGCTCGGCCGCACGGTCGGCGAACTGCCCGAAGGCACGGTGGATTTCGGCGACTGGTTCGGCAGGCAGGCCCCGGTCATGGTGGAGATCGGCTCGGGCATGGGCGAGACCACGTCCCAGCTCGCGGCCGCCGCGCCGGAGCTCAACTACGTCGCGGTCGAGGTGTACGACCCCGGGCTCGGCCAGCTGATGCTGCGCGCGGAGAAGCTCGGGGTGGAAAACCTCCGGCTGATGCACGGTGACGCCGTCGTGCTGCTGACGTCGCACGTCGAACCGGGCTCGCTGTCCGGGGTCCGGCTGTTCTTCCCGGACCCGTGGCCGAAGAAGCGGCACCACAAGCGGCGGATCGTGCAGCCCGGGTTCGTCTCGCTGGTGGCTTCGCGGCTCACGCCGGGCGGGACCTTCCACATGGCGACCGACTGGGAGAACTACGCGGAGCAGATGATGGAGGTCTGCTCGGCCGAACCTCTCCTGCGCAACTTTCACGCCGACGAACCCGGCGGCTGGGCGCCGCGTCCGGAGTGGCGTCCGATCACGAAGTTCGAGAACCGCGCCGACGTCGAAGGCCGGATCTCGCACGACCTGATCTTCGAGCGCGTCTAGATTTTCTGAACGACTGAAACGCCTGAAAGGGCCGGTCAGGGACGTCCCCACGTCCTTGACCGGCCCTTTCTCGACACCCCCGTGCCTTGGGATGCCCCCTGCGCATCCCCGGTGCCCGTTCATCCATCCCCCGACAGAGGGATGACCGGGCACCCGGCTCGTGGGTGGTTACCTCCGACTCCACCCACGAGACCTGCCCGCCCCGGCGCCATGACGCCATTCGGGCGAACCTTTTACTCCTCGGCGAGCGGCTCCGACTGCACCCGCTTGAGCGCCGGGGTCGAGACGGATGCCCCGAGCAACGCCACCCCGATTCCCAGCACCACGGGCGCCAGCAGCCACGGGCTCAGCACGATCGGGTCCTTCTCGACCATGCTGTAGAGCCCGACGCCGACTCCGACCCCGACCGCACCCGCGCCGATGGTGGCCACCATCGCGGGCAGGGCCGCTTCCATCCGCAGCGCCCTCGCCAGCACCCGGACCGGCGTGCCTGCCGCGATGAGTGCCCCGAAGGTGCGGCGGCGGTCCATCACCGAACCGGCTGTCGCCACGGCAGCGCTGCAGCCGGCGAGCACCCCGGCGGCGATCAGGCCGATCACGGTGACCCGGCGCAGGTCGCCG contains these protein-coding regions:
- the trmB gene encoding tRNA (guanosine(46)-N7)-methyltransferase TrmB; the encoded protein is MRSVVSYVKRGGRMTVGQQRAWDDLWPSLGRTVGELPEGTVDFGDWFGRQAPVMVEIGSGMGETTSQLAAAAPELNYVAVEVYDPGLGQLMLRAEKLGVENLRLMHGDAVVLLTSHVEPGSLSGVRLFFPDPWPKKRHHKRRIVQPGFVSLVASRLTPGGTFHMATDWENYAEQMMEVCSAEPLLRNFHADEPGGWAPRPEWRPITKFENRADVEGRISHDLIFERV
- a CDS encoding ATP-binding cassette domain-containing protein — encoded protein: MIKATKLTKRYGDKLAVEDLSFTAEAGRVTGFLGPNGAGKSTTMRMMLGLDNPTSGSVTIDGKAYRELRDPLRTVGGMLDATWRHPGRTAREHLRWIAAFNGLPDKRVDEVLNLVGLGSVAGKRAGQFSLGMSQRLGIATSLLGDPRVLLFDEPVNGLDPEGIVWIRRLMHALAAEGRTVFVSSHLLPEMAQTAQDLVVIGRGKLIYQGTMEDFVGRAKGLGVRVRSPHLPELREALTGKGAEFREEEGALIVSEMDSDDIGELAFAAGATLHELKPLTGSLEHAYMQLTAEAVEYGTGGVPEVVR